A genome region from Akkermansiaceae bacterium includes the following:
- a CDS encoding tetratricopeptide repeat protein: MFKGYAPTQAPNVWAAVLWISGLLLAGSMAQAPENPQFDPSDVYFQAYLEARAGEQLEKDGDFMAALKKYEQAGKLFDSVGRFYPDWKSGMVQNRRELTAKAVEVVRGKAGEQIRERQGVIAELEGGAKVGAAPNGNPIPEVQVAGKQPRPREGGLAANPVEALQDRRLRDAEAEAARLRKMIAEADARSTEAMRNATRVDDLKKQNELLAQKLREADSKVEQMRQDAAAQRRQEELNRGVLEVDPLLARRLKDAEAEMERLRKMIAEGNASSNAAMRNATRVDDLNKQNDLLARKLKAAEADARSLRAEMAAAPVKSEMDALNNQIERLEQEREAMGMALRTSRGDHTEALSKIAILNADMDILKKQATELRQAQANMQRDLEKERKVANDVVAGQRRQMEALEKALEEKSSELENARGEIAALHEQLEESREAFAALRDERDGLLQERDQMAALLKQDDAGRTVQLIEQNMGLVKLLREANEKVERLNRDNNAAKDDVVDALRDLAIAKSQINRLHQDKREQDKRISDLMAKLRNEETALASGQVDADPVEVEMLREVIRRQLRVQERRRQAKELLVEAAKDLGKQDGKINEAVDLLDGAELVLTPEEQRLVADQQVDGEFISPFARDRATVNRATGELNRELESYDRAATKAYLAGRLLPTRELFELMVEQHPGHVPALCKLGVVQMKLEQPIEAAESFQKAIELDGNNSYANRMLGYAMMKTGDLPSAQQHLRRAVDLAPDDAKAYLLLGTVSFRLGDTKDAESNFKAAISADPVPSEPYFNLAVIHAKAGNGKEGLDCYNKALERGAVPDQALFEKLGGKP; this comes from the coding sequence ATGTTCAAGGGATACGCGCCAACCCAAGCGCCCAATGTATGGGCGGCTGTTCTCTGGATTTCCGGGCTTTTGCTCGCCGGAAGTATGGCGCAGGCTCCCGAAAACCCTCAGTTTGACCCATCGGATGTCTATTTCCAGGCATACCTTGAGGCAAGGGCTGGCGAGCAACTGGAGAAGGATGGTGATTTTATGGCCGCCCTGAAAAAGTACGAGCAGGCGGGCAAGCTTTTCGATTCCGTAGGGCGTTTCTATCCGGATTGGAAAAGCGGGATGGTGCAAAACCGCCGGGAACTTACGGCCAAGGCGGTGGAGGTGGTGCGTGGCAAGGCGGGCGAGCAGATCCGGGAGCGCCAGGGTGTCATTGCGGAGCTCGAGGGCGGCGCGAAGGTCGGCGCTGCGCCGAATGGGAATCCAATTCCCGAGGTGCAGGTTGCGGGCAAACAACCGAGGCCACGGGAGGGCGGATTGGCTGCCAATCCAGTGGAAGCCTTGCAGGACCGTCGTCTCAGGGATGCCGAGGCGGAGGCGGCTAGGCTGAGGAAAATGATCGCCGAAGCCGATGCCCGAAGCACCGAGGCGATGCGGAACGCCACGCGTGTGGATGATTTGAAAAAGCAGAACGAGCTGCTTGCCCAGAAATTGAGGGAGGCGGACTCGAAGGTGGAGCAGATGAGGCAGGATGCCGCAGCCCAAAGGCGTCAGGAAGAACTGAACAGGGGGGTGCTTGAGGTCGATCCCTTGCTGGCGCGGCGACTCAAGGATGCTGAGGCGGAGATGGAGCGCCTTAGAAAAATGATCGCCGAAGGGAATGCCAGCAGCAATGCGGCGATGCGCAACGCCACGCGGGTGGATGACCTCAACAAGCAGAACGATCTTTTGGCGCGCAAGCTCAAGGCTGCGGAAGCCGATGCCCGCTCGTTGCGCGCCGAGATGGCCGCCGCGCCGGTGAAGAGTGAGATGGATGCCCTGAACAACCAGATCGAGCGTCTTGAGCAGGAACGCGAGGCGATGGGCATGGCATTGCGGACAAGCAGGGGAGACCACACGGAGGCGCTTTCCAAGATCGCAATACTCAATGCGGACATGGATATCCTGAAAAAGCAGGCAACGGAGCTCCGCCAGGCGCAGGCGAACATGCAGCGCGACCTGGAGAAGGAGCGGAAGGTGGCGAACGATGTGGTCGCCGGCCAGCGCAGGCAGATGGAAGCCCTTGAAAAAGCCCTGGAAGAAAAATCGTCCGAGCTGGAGAATGCGCGCGGTGAGATTGCAGCTCTTCACGAGCAGCTTGAGGAAAGCCGCGAGGCCTTCGCCGCACTTCGGGATGAGCGCGACGGATTACTCCAGGAGCGCGACCAGATGGCGGCCCTGCTCAAGCAGGACGATGCCGGTCGCACCGTCCAGCTCATCGAGCAGAACATGGGGCTCGTGAAACTGCTGCGCGAGGCGAACGAAAAGGTCGAGCGTCTCAACCGCGATAACAACGCAGCCAAGGACGATGTGGTCGATGCACTGCGTGACCTTGCTATTGCGAAAAGCCAGATCAACCGGCTGCATCAGGACAAGCGCGAGCAGGACAAGCGGATCAGTGATCTGATGGCCAAGCTCCGCAACGAGGAGACCGCGCTGGCAAGCGGACAGGTGGATGCCGATCCCGTGGAGGTGGAGATGCTGCGTGAGGTGATACGCCGCCAGCTGCGGGTGCAGGAGCGCCGCAGGCAGGCGAAGGAACTTCTGGTCGAGGCTGCGAAGGATCTCGGCAAACAGGATGGCAAGATCAACGAGGCGGTGGATCTCCTGGACGGTGCCGAGCTTGTCCTTACACCGGAAGAACAGAGGCTGGTGGCTGACCAGCAGGTGGACGGCGAGTTCATCTCCCCCTTCGCCCGCGACCGTGCCACCGTGAACAGGGCAACCGGCGAACTCAACCGGGAGCTTGAAAGCTACGACCGCGCGGCCACCAAGGCATACCTCGCAGGCCGCCTGCTGCCGACGCGCGAACTCTTCGAGCTGATGGTGGAGCAGCATCCCGGCCATGTGCCCGCACTCTGCAAGCTCGGTGTCGTACAGATGAAATTGGAGCAGCCCATCGAGGCGGCTGAGTCCTTCCAGAAGGCCATTGAGCTGGATGGCAACAATTCCTACGCGAACCGCATGCTCGGATACGCCATGATGAAAACCGGCGATCTTCCGTCCGCCCAGCAGCACCTGAGGCGGGCCGTGGATCTCGCCCCCGACGATGCGAAGGCATACCTGCTGCTTGGCACGGTATCCTTCCGCCTCGGCGACACCAAAGATGCGGAATCGAATTTCAAGGCGGCGATCAGCGCCGATCCGGTGCCGAGCGAACCGTATTTCAATCTCGCCGTCATCCACGCGAAGGCCGGCAATGGCAAGGAAGGGTTGGATTGCTACAACAAGGCGCTGGAGCGCGGTGCGGTGCCTGACCAGGCGTTGTTCGAGAAACTGGGAGGCAAACCATGA
- a CDS encoding YkgJ family cysteine cluster protein has translation MEPGLHYVCQRCNACCKWPGDVRLAEREIAPIAAHLGMAEEDFIARYTRLRTNRQGLSLIEKDNHECIMLEGSGCRIHAVKPSQCAGFPNKWNFPGWREICEAIPIPARP, from the coding sequence CTGGAGCCGGGCTTGCATTATGTCTGCCAGCGGTGCAACGCCTGCTGCAAGTGGCCGGGCGATGTGCGGCTCGCGGAGCGTGAGATCGCCCCCATTGCCGCGCATCTCGGGATGGCGGAGGAGGATTTCATCGCACGCTACACCCGCCTGCGAACCAACCGGCAGGGGCTTTCGCTCATCGAGAAGGATAACCATGAGTGCATCATGCTGGAGGGTTCCGGCTGCCGCATCCATGCCGTGAAGCCTTCCCAGTGCGCCGGTTTCCCCAACAAATGGAACTTTCCCGGGTGGCGCGAGATCTGTGAGGCCATCCCAATCCCGGCCAGACCCTGA
- the smc gene encoding chromosome segregation protein SMC — protein MYLKTLEIQGFKSFADKTVFEFAEGVTGIVGPNGCGKSNVVDAIRWVLGETSAKALRGGEMADVIFNGTEKRKPLGMAEVTLTMADCEDSLKVDFNEVAITRRVFRDGRSEYRLNGTLCRLRDFHDLFMDTGIGRTAYSIMAQGQIDQILSSKPEERRAVFEEAAGITKFKREKKDALRKLEYTEANLLRVSDVLAEQERRMNSLKRQVAKARRFQSLSTDHRILDTHLAHKRYVEITAERAELTNSIRSLDAQDSHLERQLPEKEEAVSEARSAARLFESELAELRQQLNTHQNALASAQARIAFNNERKAELEGRISQNHSDISATREKLAQQEFDFTAANESLDQLNRRIAEQELELQKQEEQTLTARETRANLEASLRSSRAEANKAQTLIASMQAKIESSLAQLEGNRDRARQLAEEEQRLNLGVEEHISRQSEISSLVMETGNKLTDLEEAFQAAERSHQHTRGDLDSARNAATESNKILAQRSARLDAVKQLVASGEGFAKGTQSLLKGLDSPAEFQPSIEGVLATFIQADDSAARAIEAALGAKLQTVLVSDSAVAETLIARLTEKKLGQAAILPKNLIPKPSGTQIETLPAGATAWALDKVKSEPQVAAIIEQLLEKTLIVPDLKTALSLRSGYPELTFATLAGETLSPEGTIQGGAASGAPTSLLERQNEIRSLEKEVESLQVSDEEARALVATLEKNLEAHREAVEVSRERLQRQKVELSTLQGQLSLASKEVENFNTRIENVRWERSELDKRETAAADSRQSLESELAASRERLAAIEDGTRSLQSQLDSSIAAEQDLTAALNELRTNLAVEKRAKQAAEEQQRPMEARLSELRELAIRREAEIENFTTRIKSAADENLALIAQSEDSKIEAEDLQQALSEKAQGRSELIKAIEDAEVLLSKLRSELAATNEQKGREEIAATKLDLRLENLLAATEDRHQITLATFEPDAHLLLATLSSRKAKNDSGDIEDGLSPDCPPQTVLHEEIQDTPGEPNWSHVESLVHDLKRKIESMGPVNVDAIEEYDELEERHNFLRNQHDDLVASKTELLAVIERINEETQRRFSETFAQVRINFRDMFKELFGEKGQADLTLIDENDPLESGIEVIAKPPGKKLQSITLLSGGERSMTAVALLFSIYMIKPSPFCVLDELDAPLDESNINRFVKVLDRFIDRSQFIIVTHSKRTMARADVMYGVTMEEFGVSKPVGMRLTASNEDQKTEAKSAAQKAALRLDA, from the coding sequence ATGTACCTCAAGACCCTCGAAATCCAAGGCTTCAAATCATTCGCAGACAAGACCGTGTTCGAGTTCGCCGAAGGCGTCACCGGCATCGTCGGCCCGAATGGCTGCGGGAAATCCAATGTCGTCGATGCGATCCGCTGGGTGCTCGGCGAGACCTCCGCAAAGGCCCTGCGCGGCGGGGAGATGGCGGATGTCATTTTCAACGGCACGGAGAAACGCAAGCCGCTCGGCATGGCGGAGGTCACCCTGACCATGGCGGATTGCGAGGATTCCCTGAAAGTCGATTTCAATGAGGTGGCCATCACACGCCGCGTGTTCCGGGACGGCCGCTCCGAATACCGGCTCAACGGCACCCTCTGCCGCCTCCGCGATTTCCACGACCTCTTCATGGACACCGGCATCGGCCGCACCGCGTACTCCATCATGGCGCAAGGCCAGATCGACCAGATCCTTTCCTCGAAACCCGAGGAGCGCCGCGCGGTCTTCGAGGAAGCGGCCGGCATCACGAAGTTCAAGCGCGAGAAAAAGGACGCGCTGCGCAAACTCGAATACACCGAGGCGAACCTGCTCCGCGTCTCCGACGTCCTCGCCGAGCAGGAGCGCCGAATGAACTCGCTGAAACGCCAGGTCGCAAAAGCCCGCCGTTTCCAATCCCTCTCCACCGACCACCGCATCCTCGACACCCACCTCGCCCACAAGCGCTATGTGGAGATCACCGCCGAGCGCGCGGAGCTCACCAACTCGATCCGCTCCCTCGACGCGCAGGACTCACACCTCGAGCGCCAGCTGCCGGAAAAGGAAGAGGCCGTTTCCGAAGCCCGTTCCGCCGCCCGCCTCTTCGAGTCCGAGCTCGCCGAGCTCCGCCAGCAGCTCAACACCCACCAGAACGCCCTCGCCTCCGCCCAGGCGCGCATCGCCTTCAACAACGAGCGCAAGGCCGAACTCGAAGGCCGGATCTCCCAGAACCATTCCGACATTTCCGCCACCCGCGAAAAGCTCGCCCAGCAGGAATTCGATTTCACCGCCGCCAACGAATCCCTCGACCAGCTCAACCGCCGCATCGCCGAGCAAGAGCTCGAGCTCCAGAAACAGGAAGAGCAAACCCTGACGGCCCGCGAGACCCGCGCCAACCTCGAGGCCTCCCTGCGCTCCTCCCGCGCCGAGGCGAACAAGGCCCAGACACTCATCGCCTCGATGCAGGCCAAGATCGAGTCCTCCCTCGCTCAGCTCGAAGGCAACCGCGATCGCGCCAGGCAGCTCGCCGAGGAGGAGCAGCGCCTGAACCTCGGGGTCGAGGAGCACATCTCCCGGCAGTCGGAAATCTCCTCCCTCGTCATGGAAACGGGCAACAAGCTCACCGATCTGGAGGAAGCCTTCCAAGCCGCCGAGCGCAGCCACCAACACACCCGCGGAGATCTCGATTCCGCCCGCAACGCCGCCACCGAATCTAACAAAATCCTCGCCCAGCGTTCCGCCCGTCTCGATGCAGTGAAACAGCTCGTCGCATCCGGCGAGGGCTTCGCGAAGGGCACCCAGAGTCTCCTCAAAGGACTCGACTCTCCCGCAGAATTCCAGCCCTCCATCGAAGGCGTTCTCGCCACCTTTATCCAAGCAGATGATTCCGCCGCACGGGCCATCGAGGCCGCCCTCGGCGCAAAACTCCAAACCGTTCTCGTCTCCGATTCCGCCGTCGCTGAAACCCTCATCGCCCGCCTGACGGAAAAGAAACTCGGCCAAGCCGCCATCCTCCCGAAAAACCTCATCCCGAAACCATCCGGCACCCAGATCGAGACCCTTCCCGCCGGCGCCACCGCATGGGCGCTCGACAAGGTGAAATCCGAACCGCAGGTCGCCGCCATCATCGAGCAGCTGTTGGAGAAAACCCTTATCGTCCCGGATCTCAAGACCGCCCTCAGCCTGCGCTCCGGCTACCCGGAGCTCACCTTCGCAACCCTCGCCGGTGAAACGCTCTCGCCCGAGGGCACCATCCAGGGCGGAGCCGCATCCGGCGCTCCCACCTCACTTCTCGAAAGGCAAAACGAAATCCGCTCCCTCGAAAAGGAAGTCGAATCCCTACAGGTATCCGACGAGGAAGCTCGCGCCCTCGTCGCCACACTTGAGAAAAACCTCGAGGCACACCGCGAGGCCGTCGAAGTCTCCCGCGAGCGCCTCCAGAGACAGAAGGTCGAGCTATCCACCCTCCAGGGCCAGCTTTCGCTCGCCTCCAAGGAAGTCGAAAACTTCAACACCCGCATCGAGAACGTCCGATGGGAACGCTCCGAGCTCGACAAGCGTGAGACCGCTGCCGCCGATTCCCGCCAGTCCCTGGAATCCGAACTCGCCGCCTCCCGCGAGCGCCTCGCCGCCATCGAGGACGGGACCCGTTCCCTACAGTCGCAGCTCGATTCGTCCATCGCCGCCGAGCAGGATCTCACCGCCGCACTCAACGAACTCCGCACCAACCTCGCCGTCGAAAAACGCGCGAAGCAGGCCGCCGAGGAACAGCAGCGCCCCATGGAGGCTCGCCTCTCCGAGCTTCGCGAGCTCGCCATCCGCCGCGAGGCGGAGATCGAAAATTTCACCACCCGCATCAAGTCGGCCGCCGATGAAAACCTCGCGCTCATCGCCCAGTCCGAGGATTCCAAGATCGAAGCCGAAGACCTCCAGCAGGCGCTATCCGAGAAAGCCCAGGGACGCTCCGAACTCATCAAGGCCATCGAGGATGCGGAAGTGCTGCTCTCGAAGCTGCGCAGCGAACTCGCCGCCACCAACGAGCAGAAAGGCCGCGAGGAGATCGCCGCCACCAAACTCGACCTGCGGCTCGAAAACCTTCTCGCCGCCACCGAAGACCGCCACCAGATCACCCTCGCCACCTTCGAGCCGGACGCCCACCTCCTCCTCGCCACGCTCAGCTCCCGGAAAGCCAAAAACGACTCCGGCGACATCGAGGACGGGCTGTCCCCGGACTGCCCGCCCCAGACCGTCTTGCACGAAGAGATCCAGGACACCCCGGGCGAGCCCAACTGGTCCCACGTCGAGTCCCTCGTCCACGACCTCAAGCGCAAGATCGAATCCATGGGGCCGGTCAATGTCGATGCCATCGAGGAATACGACGAGCTTGAGGAACGCCATAATTTCCTCCGCAACCAGCACGACGACCTCGTCGCCTCCAAGACCGAGCTGCTGGCCGTCATCGAGCGCATCAACGAGGAAACCCAGCGCCGTTTCTCGGAAACCTTCGCCCAGGTGCGCATCAACTTCCGCGACATGTTCAAGGAACTCTTCGGCGAGAAAGGCCAGGCCGACCTCACACTCATCGACGAGAACGACCCGCTGGAATCCGGGATCGAGGTCATCGCCAAACCACCCGGCAAGAAACTCCAGTCCATCACCCTGCTCTCCGGTGGGGAACGCTCGATGACCGCCGTCGCCCTGCTGTTCTCGATCTACATGATCAAGCCCTCGCCCTTCTGCGTCCTCGACGAGCTCGACGCCCCCCTCGACGAATCGAACATCAACCGCTTCGTCAAGGTGCTCGACCGCTTCATCGACCGCTCCCAGTTCATCATCGTCACCCACTCCAAGCGCACCATGGCCCGTGCCGACGTGATGTATGGTGTGACCATGGAGGAATTCGGCGTCTCGAAACCCGTCGGCATGCGCCTCACCGCCTCCAACGAGGATCAGAAAACCGAAGCAAAATCCGCCGCCCAGAAAGCCGCCCTCAGGCTGGATGCGTAG
- a CDS encoding N-acetylmuramoyl-L-alanine amidase has protein sequence MPLVPVVLLALAACAPVGPPSGIATRTEGKVPVSALLREVRLKVDLVPKGTHGRKVVRPMTPRYITIHSTQNFTADAEKHSLALKRGALRAPKRRGGNRIGYLIWHFTVDQGRAIQHLPTSEQGEHADFDGPGNRYSIGIEMCEERGSSIAATVERTAKLTAVLMKKHGIPVSRVVPHYHWPRRGAKPPNKDCPHFLLDNGRPGRKWRVFQEKVNFYYRRLE, from the coding sequence ATGCCCCTCGTCCCGGTTGTCCTGTTAGCCCTGGCAGCCTGCGCACCTGTCGGCCCGCCGTCGGGGATTGCGACGCGGACGGAGGGGAAAGTCCCCGTTTCAGCCTTGTTGCGCGAGGTGCGGCTCAAGGTGGACTTGGTTCCGAAAGGCACGCACGGGCGCAAGGTGGTGAGGCCGATGACGCCCCGCTACATCACCATCCACAGCACCCAGAATTTCACGGCGGATGCCGAGAAGCATTCGCTGGCACTGAAGCGGGGCGCCCTGCGTGCGCCGAAACGCCGGGGAGGCAACCGCATCGGCTATCTCATCTGGCATTTCACGGTCGATCAGGGAAGGGCGATCCAGCACCTGCCCACCTCCGAGCAGGGCGAGCACGCTGATTTCGACGGGCCTGGAAACCGGTATTCGATCGGCATCGAGATGTGCGAGGAACGCGGGTCGAGCATCGCCGCGACCGTGGAGCGGACGGCGAAGCTGACCGCCGTGCTGATGAAGAAACACGGGATACCGGTCAGCAGAGTGGTTCCCCACTACCACTGGCCGCGCCGGGGTGCCAAGCCGCCCAACAAGGACTGCCCGCACTTCCTGCTGGATAATGGCAGGCCGGGGAGGAAGTGGAGGGTGTTCCAGGAAAAGGTGAATTTTTATTACCGGAGGCTGGAGTGA